A single window of Fischerella sp. PCC 9605 DNA harbors:
- the ftsH gene encoding ATP-dependent zinc metalloprotease FtsH codes for MNSFEKKPPMKQRSTKRAALTGALAASLMMLPGFVGGTPALAQKAERDSLSYGELLQKIENREVQRVDLDETEQIAKVYLKGQQPDAQPQQVKLFEQNPELIAALKANDVQFDEVSSANSRAAVGLLINLMWILPLVALMLLFLRRSTNASSQAMNFGKSKARFQMEAKTGIKFDDVAGIEEAKEELQEVVTFLKQPEKFTAVGARIPKGVLLIGPPGTGKTLLAKAIAGEAGVPFFSISGSEFVEMFVGVGASRVRDLFKKAKDNAPCLIFIDEIDAVGRQRGAGIGGGNDEREQTLNQLLTEMDGFEGNTGIIIIAATNRPDVLDAALLRPGRFDRQVIVDAPDRKGRLEILKVHARNKKIDPSVSLEVVARRTPGFTGADLANLLNEAAILTARRRKDTITQIEIDDAIDRLTIGLTLNPLLDSNKKRLIAYHEVGHALLATLLPHADPLNKVTIIPRSGGVGGFSQQILNEEMIDSGLYTRAWIQDNITMTLGGKASEAEVFGESEVTGGASNDLKMVTNLARKMVTMYGMSDLGLVALETQNSDVFLGRDWVTRNEYSEEMATKIDRKVREIAVYCYQEARRIIRENRALVDKLVELIVEQETIEGEQFRQIVAEYTKLPEKQQLAVFSQS; via the coding sequence ATGAACAGTTTTGAGAAAAAACCACCGATGAAACAGCGATCGACAAAGCGAGCAGCTTTGACAGGAGCATTGGCAGCCAGCTTGATGATGTTGCCAGGATTTGTTGGGGGTACTCCCGCCTTGGCACAAAAAGCAGAGCGTGACTCCCTTAGCTATGGCGAATTGTTGCAAAAAATTGAGAACAGAGAAGTTCAAAGAGTAGACCTAGATGAAACTGAACAGATAGCAAAGGTTTATCTCAAAGGACAACAGCCAGATGCCCAACCGCAACAAGTGAAGCTTTTCGAGCAAAATCCAGAGTTGATTGCTGCACTCAAAGCTAATGATGTTCAATTTGATGAGGTTTCCTCTGCTAATAGTAGAGCTGCTGTTGGACTTTTGATTAACCTAATGTGGATTTTGCCACTGGTTGCTTTAATGTTATTGTTTCTACGCCGCTCTACGAATGCTTCCAGTCAAGCAATGAACTTTGGCAAATCCAAAGCTCGCTTTCAAATGGAAGCCAAAACCGGGATAAAATTTGACGACGTAGCGGGCATTGAAGAAGCGAAAGAAGAACTCCAAGAAGTTGTTACCTTCCTCAAGCAACCAGAAAAATTTACTGCTGTCGGCGCACGCATTCCTAAAGGAGTACTATTAATAGGGCCTCCGGGAACTGGTAAAACTCTATTGGCAAAAGCGATCGCTGGCGAAGCAGGTGTTCCCTTCTTCAGTATCTCCGGTTCGGAATTCGTAGAAATGTTTGTAGGTGTGGGTGCATCCCGCGTCCGTGACTTGTTCAAAAAAGCTAAAGACAACGCTCCTTGTTTGATATTTATCGATGAAATTGATGCTGTCGGTAGACAAAGGGGTGCTGGTATTGGCGGCGGAAACGACGAGAGAGAGCAAACCCTCAACCAACTGCTGACCGAAATGGACGGTTTTGAAGGTAACACCGGCATCATCATTATTGCTGCTACCAACCGCCCAGATGTTTTGGATGCAGCCTTGCTTCGACCGGGACGCTTTGACCGCCAAGTAATTGTTGATGCACCTGACCGCAAAGGGCGATTGGAAATTTTAAAAGTTCATGCGCGGAACAAGAAAATAGATCCGTCTGTTTCTTTAGAAGTTGTTGCGCGTCGGACACCAGGTTTTACAGGCGCAGACTTAGCTAACCTCCTTAACGAAGCAGCAATTCTGACAGCACGGAGACGAAAAGATACAATTACACAGATAGAAATTGACGATGCCATTGATAGGCTGACAATCGGATTAACGCTGAATCCACTCTTAGATAGCAACAAAAAGCGATTGATTGCTTATCATGAGGTCGGACATGCTCTTTTGGCTACACTTTTGCCACACGCAGATCCTTTAAATAAGGTGACAATTATTCCCCGTTCTGGTGGAGTTGGTGGTTTTTCTCAACAGATTCTCAATGAAGAGATGATTGACAGTGGTCTTTACACTCGTGCTTGGATACAAGACAACATTACCATGACTTTGGGAGGAAAAGCCTCAGAAGCAGAAGTTTTTGGAGAATCTGAAGTTACGGGTGGAGCCAGCAACGATTTAAAAATGGTGACAAATCTGGCCCGCAAGATGGTGACTATGTATGGTATGTCTGACTTAGGGCTAGTAGCTTTAGAAACTCAAAATAGTGATGTGTTTCTCGGTAGAGATTGGGTAACTCGGAATGAGTATTCCGAAGAGATGGCGACTAAAATTGACCGAAAAGTGCGGGAAATTGCAGTTTATTGTTACCAAGAAGCTCGCCGTATTATCCGTGAAAACCGAGCACTGGTAGACAAACTTGTGGAATTGATAGTAGAACAGGAGACTATCGAAGGAGAGCAATTCCGACAAATTGTTGCTGAATATACTAAATTACCTGAGAAACAACAATTAGCAGTATTTAGTCAGAGTTAG
- a CDS encoding lipid-A-disaccharide synthase → MTFDILILSNGPGEVTTWVRPVVKALRQKLPQERSQVRISVVLSPCPNASGKEADIVSSYPEVDRVQSAEHFWRFLLWGKTWENWDWRSRGVVVFLGGDQFFAVAIAKRLGYRTVVYAEWEARWHNLIDRFGVMKPEVAAGVAPKYAHKFTVVGDLMAEAGASTSLVISHSSLVKDQEQMTNDIDAPSSASRRVGQMTELIALLPGSKPAKLFQGVPLTLASAEYVHAKRPQTKFFIPVAPTLELETLASFGDRHKNPFVEIFGGTSAKLIDFESPILKTENGLTVELVTRNPAYDILSQCSICLTTVGANTAELGSLAVPMIVLLPTQQLDAMKSWDGLPGLLANLPGVGSSFAKLINWLFLQRKGLLAWPNIWAKEEIVPELVGKLQPQEVGEMVLDYLNHPEKLEQMRTKLQSIRGETGAADKLAQLVYEEIEKQL, encoded by the coding sequence ATGACTTTTGACATTTTGATTCTCTCAAATGGGCCTGGAGAGGTAACTACGTGGGTTCGCCCGGTAGTAAAGGCATTAAGGCAAAAACTTCCACAAGAGCGATCGCAAGTTAGAATCTCAGTAGTTTTATCCCCTTGCCCAAACGCTAGTGGCAAAGAAGCAGATATAGTTAGTTCTTACCCAGAAGTAGACAGAGTCCAATCAGCGGAGCATTTTTGGCGATTTTTGCTCTGGGGAAAAACTTGGGAAAACTGGGATTGGAGAAGTCGTGGCGTAGTTGTTTTTCTTGGCGGCGACCAATTTTTTGCTGTCGCGATCGCCAAAAGACTGGGTTATCGCACTGTTGTTTATGCAGAATGGGAAGCACGCTGGCATAATCTCATTGACCGTTTTGGTGTGATGAAACCAGAAGTTGCTGCCGGAGTAGCACCTAAATATGCTCACAAATTTACAGTTGTGGGAGATTTGATGGCAGAAGCAGGTGCGTCTACGTCATTAGTCATTAGTCATTCGTCATTGGTAAAAGACCAAGAACAAATGACAAATGACATAGACGCGCCTTCTTCGGCTTCCCGCAGGGTAGGACAAATGACCGAATTGATTGCTTTACTCCCTGGTTCAAAGCCTGCAAAATTATTCCAGGGAGTGCCTTTAACTTTGGCGAGCGCAGAGTATGTTCATGCAAAAAGACCGCAAACAAAGTTTTTTATTCCTGTTGCACCGACTTTGGAATTAGAAACTTTAGCTAGTTTTGGCGATCGCCATAAAAATCCTTTTGTAGAGATTTTTGGTGGTACATCAGCGAAATTAATCGATTTTGAATCTCCGATCCTGAAAACAGAGAATGGTTTAACTGTAGAATTAGTAACTCGCAATCCTGCCTACGACATTTTATCCCAGTGCAGTATCTGCTTGACTACTGTAGGGGCAAACACTGCTGAACTTGGTTCTTTAGCAGTACCAATGATTGTTTTGCTACCAACTCAACAACTAGACGCAATGAAATCCTGGGATGGTTTGCCAGGTTTGTTGGCAAATTTGCCGGGAGTAGGTTCTAGTTTTGCCAAGTTGATTAACTGGCTATTCCTACAGCGTAAAGGTTTATTAGCATGGCCTAATATTTGGGCAAAGGAAGAAATCGTTCCAGAACTTGTAGGCAAACTTCAGCCGCAAGAAGTGGGAGAAATGGTCTTAGATTATTTGAATCATCCAGAAAAATTAGAACAAATGCGAACGAAACTGCAAAGCATTAGAGGAGAAACAGGTGCAGCTGATAAATTAGCGCAATTAGTATATGAAGAAATAGAAAAACAATTATAG